TGAAAATGGGAAGGCGGTTATTTAAATAGTTTTCGATAGCACAAGGGAAACGGTATTTTGTGTTTTCAAAAAAACAATTTCAAAAAATATATATAGTTGCTGTACTAAATTAATATAAAATGTTTTGAAAACAAGATTTTCAAACCATTTTATCCAAACTGGAGGCTTGTCTAAAATGTTTAATTTTTTCAGGAAAAAAGAGGATAATAGCATTAAAGAAGTTGTAAAGAATTCTTTTTTGAGCGTAAAGCGCGATGTGGTTAATGTCTGGGCATGGGTAAGGCATCTTAATGAGAAAGGGAATGCGCATGATCTGGAAATAAATGACCTGAGAAATTCCATAACGCAGCAAAAGGTTGAGCAGGGCAAGATCATTGACGCTTACTACGGACTGCACAACAACCAAAAAGCGCTGATTGACAAGATAAGGGAGTTAGATGAGAAAATAGATTCATTAGAAGGCAGAAAGGAAGCTGTACATAGCGGTTATAAGCAAAGCTTCAAGGAAAAGGTTGTCAAAAAGCTCACCAAGAACTCCAAGGATTATGTCAAGTCAGTAATTGTTTCTTTGATACAGAAATATGAGAAAGTGAGCGCTTTGCAGCTAAGGGAGATTGTTGTTGATGAGCAGAAGCTGTGCAGCAAGAGCTCGTTTTACAGGATTCTGGAAGAGGTTGAAAGAGGCAGGGAAATTGGCTTTATGAAGGATGGCAAGGAGAAAAGCTACCTGTCAAAAATTAGTGTCAAAGCTTAAAAGTTTTAGTTGTTTTTAATGTGTATTTTTCTCATTCCCAGCCTTATTTTCTGGGAATATAGCTGGGATTGTGTGGGAATGTTTCTCGACTAAAAAGGGTCAAAACTGGGACTATCTGGGACTGAACTGGGAATATATTGGGACTATTCTGGGACTATCTGGGAATATGCTGGGACTATCTCTCGACGAGAAAATGTTCAAAACTGGGACTATCTGGGAATATGCTGGGAATATGTTGGGACTGTCCTGGGAATATGGCATTGTGGGCTGTTTTTAAGGATTTTGCTGGAAATTTTTGAAAAATTTTTCCTAAAAAATAAAAAAGATTAAATAGTGCTGTCTGATTGTTTTTTAAATGGAAGTGAGATCGAAATCAGGGCTGGCAATAGTGCTTTCGCAGCTGGAAGGCTTTACACAGCCGAAAGTGATGGCTGAGCAGTATGCCACAGACAGCGAGGTTGCAGCTGAATTCCTGTGGTTTGCTGCTATGAAAGGGGATTTGAAGCAGAAAGTGAGTGCTGATCTGGGATGTGGAACAGGTATTTTGGGCATTGGAGCCTTGCTGCTCGGAGCTAAAAAGGTGTATTTTGTGGATTCTGATGCTGAAAGTGTGGAGATTGCTCGAAAAAACCTTAAAAATGCGGCAAAAATGGCTAAAAGTGAGAGTTCGCTGAGTGGCAGAGCGGTATTTTTGCGCCAGGATATTGCTGGTTTTACTGAAAAAGTGGATGTGGTGCTTGAAAACCCGCCTTTTGGAACAAAAGAGAGGCACGCAGACAGGGTTTTTTTGGAGAAGGCTATGGAACTGGCTCCTGTTGTATATTCCCTGCATAAAAGTGAGAGCAAGGGCTTTGTAGAGGCGCTTGCAGGGGATCATGGCTTTAAGGTTACGAATGTGCTTGATTTTGAGATGCCTCTGAAAGCAACCATGAAAATGCATGAAAAGAGGATCTACAGGGTAAAAGTGAGCCTGTTTAGGATGGAAAGGGCCGTATAAAATGATCGTTAGAAGCTGGTTAGTTAAATGATAGTTATGTCTGATTCAGAATTCGGGCTAAAAGATAGAAACCGAAATATTTTATCTTAAAGGAGTTCCTAATGGCATCTGCGGTATATGCTGGTGGGGATATTTGCTATCAGCTTTTTCCAAAGCTTCTCTTACTTGTGGATCCTCTATGTCTAAGAAATCATCTCCAAGTTGGTATAAGATACCTCCAAGTCCTCTTAAATCATGAGGTGCTCCGTAAAAAGTATCTAATATTCTAAAAGTTATATCTCTTAAAGTTCCTTTAAATCCAGGCTGTCTTTCTCGTATTGTTGGCACGTTCACATAAGCATCAGGACCAATAGCTGTTGTAGCTTCAGATAAAAAGACATCTCTTCCACTTTCTCTTAGAATCTGAGTAACATAATCAAGAAATTCTTTTTGATATTCAAATCTTGGTTTAGGAACTTCTTTATGCATCACGACTTTAAGAGGGTCGCAATGATCATACATCCCAAATAACCTATTAGATTCTTTTGACATTTTAATTCTCCTGATAAATAGAATAAATCAATACTTTATAAATCTTTCGGTTCTTTTACTACTCTGAAGTTATATTTATTAAACAGTTAACTATTTAAACAAATGGCAATTCCTTTTACAAGGTGAAATCATGGAAATAAAGGTTCTTGAAGAGGATAAAAACAAGATTATGATCGAGATTTCAGGAGAAGGCCATACGCTTTCAAATGCGCTGAAAGAAGAGCTGCAGAATGATAAAAATGTAAAGGCAGCCGGCTACAACATAAGGCACCCTATGGTTGGAAAACCAAAGTTTATTGTCGAGACTGAAGGAAGGGAAACTGCAAGAGAGGCATTAGAGGAAGCTGCAAAAAGGCTGAAGAAAGAAACGGATAAATTCAGGAACGCTGCTGATAAGGAAATAAGGTAAGCATCATTATAGCATGATAAGCTTAAAAGAGGGTGAAAGACTGGTAATGCTTGCAAGGAAAAGCATCCGCTCTCATTTCTATAACGAAGAAGTTAAAATCAGCGACGATATAAAGAAAAAGTTTTCTGAAAAGCAAGGGGTGTTTGTAACGCTGAATATGCATGGCGAGTTAAGGGGCTGCATTGGCTATCCTGAGCCTGTTCTTCCGCTTTATGAGGCTGTTGTTGAAGCTGCAAAAAGCGCTGCTTTTCATGATCCAAGATTTGCGCCATTGACGA
The DNA window shown above is from Candidatus Woesearchaeota archaeon and carries:
- a CDS encoding DNA-directed RNA polymerase subunit L; amino-acid sequence: MEIKVLEEDKNKIMIEISGEGHTLSNALKEELQNDKNVKAAGYNIRHPMVGKPKFIVETEGRETAREALEEAAKRLKKETDKFRNAADKEIR
- a CDS encoding methyltransferase; translated protein: MEVRSKSGLAIVLSQLEGFTQPKVMAEQYATDSEVAAEFLWFAAMKGDLKQKVSADLGCGTGILGIGALLLGAKKVYFVDSDAESVEIARKNLKNAAKMAKSESSLSGRAVFLRQDIAGFTEKVDVVLENPPFGTKERHADRVFLEKAMELAPVVYSLHKSESKGFVEALAGDHGFKVTNVLDFEMPLKATMKMHEKRIYRVKVSLFRMERAV